Proteins co-encoded in one Theileria equi strain WA chromosome 3, complete sequence genomic window:
- a CDS encoding hypothetical protein (encoded by transcript BEWA_003810A) codes for MVGVSQAQVCRERRGSPYIKSFALLMQTCRYIRLLLALLPSASPAACWPVDFGRLSSVIKRFGGDNGAVVDIYSDARCISYPQEDQKSSLVTLVCNVAENTPVKLTFSSSNYGQDGPSRDKEWSIDVYKIEKGEKNAVKSVSADPGDVIQLSICMTLFSKGHSDEAKNENEVCKDITIHLFRAEVMPQSDLYYKLVSFIKGLTNGLISANKTSGIDKASPESKKFTNAVRKGSGSSRIYNLSVGGNGELMAPFDPHSSSISVKVKDSTKKGDPIFLNVDANSTGNEDIEYELDGKKLGHAPFRATIDLEGEYTHHLLTSFNSRSGKRSFMLIKVFAESFKELVILSSDDKVLFSKPVTQETENEPSINLTSVKICTDHNDFLVHTHSKESFGTVNIEVCRGNVCVNGWKIKCKRYKVIAGNARINVAYSGEKYKVKLLQGDLKSFKIWDIGMMVNMLLLGLLRVNLVYTFLITGPIGPLSAMITLTIFELMNRRKSGEAHWDFLEWWTMDYFQILVDSSAGKVFHSSLTVVDFFLSSITVILLTLVYAILLLVIIATRYMLLMKVSCYNPFVRFTNFVETTLDNFMDYIDTYMMDNIEFIAIYIFVTIIIQAIDVFVDIEKIYIMGYSSSPTTFCIAIILIKVLPMITILALRYTNTLLKNKGTYSPLGSTYYILQNGGNEDSLSKASSVYNNGNILALDEGYFVEYENIKVTGECANLSRMNHRQRIRIKNIYSNKMAESGRTFDNLWFYSKRIVIKYLEYGMKASRSIAKLSTLELKQASLMEDNLEVFVPYSREKHDNLKIITGKIDKKEKRMAVNLTIIEHAVLLFTVVLSHNGPNFSLYTMLIYASSFLMWIIVAIKAQNKTDYKSYGRLLNGCTSGRIQVGLFARFTVILAAKRLISAIAFIMSSIYMRYWIKRMVVLIMVHKIVNSSFLYSLFLCMYGWMKSLFKAIGLIFLEIFAFFKFFGVKIRIWYDSHIGKTMNALPCKIIRLYAFDANGLKYEVDMKFLDKRIYIFGSSIKYRDCREAALHVYPESRLSSEDVCGYNYMIVATVILRRNFCRDIHLPLFLSVPSLESVTAHNNDDLYSVTIDSKENKLCFTGPFIVANKRYIVTRWKVGGNNLSKGIKITTSALCTSVGELTFFMEKPADFSKLIIVKRDDEKKILRYPPRTFVDFDECSKLVTVYHSDLKVGVNYSVEYTTISQGDQDFKSDVIAEKPWELHVPAGSKGFSPFYNYKVTRDDGVSRSIRLVDEVSEHYKFGFTFSRIILDGKIDFIDPTHGVCSFEDGTFMIELDEASASIKMPMKPAIYIKDESCAEILESGSIELVDSYTDITGTTSKSSSMDYVRASGERKIFEIETSLSKFLLTNGNHSMLPITVLSRLKCKATGDEYFRVIPHYNYFARVIKTRIIKLECMYANLGDGSDIDAYLAYFMSEEEKMAIMDSLPRSDIVEILGVMIRFCLSHLSSVVEILKNFDEVSRSEEMRKLVKEMDRVATVEPVHATLEHIKRLIASDYEGNDVYKDHIDHIVVHKESIRPVIHIKSQVSEWMARSSHLLLQTFDKEASASFLEQVLSDELFWGISCESLACKDSRNDVKNRKARHQDIREIILGGPSSAQDPLEGKHTFGFMRFEGKDGDLWVPCVIYLSISVLQMRLTSRVYIAQLTHLAGDFGSRHIEGNIQVKIKAIKSRVAGQPVQVLLSHERVVAPLLTAFELQDPSHSEEHWLTDLKRLEIRPKRQEGRRCGRSAYTPSDPLEFRHGAT; via the coding sequence ATGGTCGGTGTAAGTCAAGCGCAGGTGTGTAGAGAGAGACGCGGCAGTCCGTACATCAAATCATTTGCTCTCCTCATGCAGACATGTCGGTATATCCGTCTGCTTTTGGCGCTGCTTCCGTCAGCGTCCCCTGCTGCCTGTTGGCCGGTGGACTTTGGTCGCCTATCGTCGGTCATTAAGCGCTTTGGCGGCGATAATGGAGCTGTTGTGGACATTTACTCGGATGCTAGATGCATCAGCTATCCGCAGGAGGACCAGAAATCGTCGCTAGTCACACTCGTTTGTAACGTCGCCGAGAACACTCCGGTGAAGTTGACGTTTTCGAGCTCAAACTATGGGCAAGATGGGCCTTCACGTGATAAGGAATGGAGTATTGACGTCTACAAAATTGAAAAGGGCGAAAAGAATGCAGTAAAAAGTGTATCTGCTGACCCCGGAGACGTAATACAACTCAGCATTTGCATGACTCTATTTTCAAAAGGGCATTCCGATGAAGCCAAAAACGAGAATGAAGTATGCAAAGACATTACTATCCATTTATTTCGCGCTGAAGTCATGCCCCAAAGTGACTTGTATTACAAACTTGTCTCATTTATTAAAGGTCTAACAAATGGGCTCATTAGTGCTAATAAAACTAGTGGAATAGACAAAGCTAGTCCAGAGAGTAAAAAGTTCACAAATGCAGTACGGAAAGGATCTGGAAGTTCCAGAATTTACAATCTCAGTGTGGGAGGGAATGGAGAGTTGATGGCTCCGTTTGATCCACATTCCTCCTCAATTTCAGTAAAGGTAAAGGATTCAACAAAAAAAGGCGATCCAATTTTTCTAAATGTAGACGCTAATTCAACGGGAAATGAGGATATAGAGTATGAATTAGATGGTAAAAAGCTCGGTCATGCTCCATTTAGAGCTACCATAGATTTAGAAGGAGAATATACTCATCACCTGCTTACCTCATTCAATTCCAGATCCGGAAAACGCAGTTTTATGCTCATAAAGGTTTTTGCGGAATCTTTTAAGGAGCTTGTAATTCTATCCTCTGATGACAAGGTCCTATTCTCTAAACCAGTGACACAAGAGACAGAAAATGAGCCAAGTATAAATTTGACTAGTGTAAAGATATGTACCGATCATAATGATTTTCTTGTACATACGCACTCAAAAGAGTCGTTTGGAACGGTTAACATTGAAGTTTGTCGGGGAAATGTCTGTGTAAACGGATGGAAAATCAAGTGCAAAAGGTATAAGGTTATAGCTGGAAATGCAAGAATAAATGTGGCATATTCTGGCGAAAAGTACAAggtaaaacttttgcaaGGTGACTTGAAGTCTTTTAAAATATGGGATATTGGAATGATGGTGAATATGCTACTCTTGGGTCTTCTCAGGGTTAATCTggtctacacatttcttATCACTGGACCAATTGGACCGCTGAGTGCCATGATCACTCTCACCATTTTTGAACTGATGAATAGAAGGAAATCCGGAGAAGCTCATTGGGACTTTCTGGAATGGTGGACTATGGATTACTTTCAGATTCTGGTGGATTCATCCGCGGGCAAAGTTTTTCATTCCTCATTGACGGTAGTTGACTTTTTTCTATCCTCCATCACCGTTATTTTATTAACATTGGTATATGCAATTTTACTCCTGGTCATTATCGCTACCAGGTACATGCTATTGATGAAAGTCAGTTGTTACAACCCATTCGTACgttttacaaattttgtgGAAACTACTCTTGACAATTTTATGGACTATATAGATACATACATGATGGATAACATTGAATTTATCGCTATATATATTTTTGTAACGATTATAATACAAGCTATTGATGTATTTGTGGATATAGAAAAGATTTACATTATGGgatattcttcctctccAACGACATTCTGTATAGCTATTATACTCATTAAAGTGTTACCGATGATTACCATACTTGCTTTAAGATATACCAATACTTTGTTGAAGAATAAAGGCACTTATTCTCCATTAGGTAGCACTTACtatattttgcaaaatggAGGGAACGAAGATAGTTTGAGCAAGGCCAGCAGCGTTTACAACAATGGAAATATACTTGCATTAGACGAAGGTTATTTTGTTGAGTATGAAAACATAAAAGTGACTGGAGAATGCGCTAACCTTTCCAGAATGAACCATAGGCAGCGCATAAGGATCAAGAATATCTACTCCAACAAAATGGCTGAAAGTGGCAGAACTTTTGATAATTTGTGGTTCTATTCTAAGAGAATTGTCATAAAGTATCTTGAATATGGAATGAAAGCATCTAGATCCATCGCAAAACTCTCTACCCTCGAGCTAAAACAAGCATCCCTTATGGAAGATAATCTGGAAGTATTCGTACCTTACAGTCGAGAAAAACACGATAACCTTAAAATAATCACCGGGAAGATTGATAAGAAGGAGAAAAGGATGGCTGTAAATCTCACGATTATTGAACATGCAGTGCTACTTTTCACTGTTGTCTTATCGCATAATGGTCCTAATTTCTCATTGTACACCATGTTGATTTATGCATCCTCATTTTTAATGTGGATTATAGTGGCAATTAAAGCCCAAAATAAAACTGATTATAAGAGTTACGGAAGATTGTTGAATGGATGTACTAGTGGGAGAATTCAAGTTGGACTTTTTGCCAGATTTACGGTAATTTTAGCCGCAAAACGATTAATCTCAGCAATTGCATTTATCATGTCCAGTATTTATATGCGGTATTGGATAAAGAGAATGGTGGTTTTGATTATGGTTCataaaattgtaaattcatcatttcttTATTCCCTTTTCCTATGTATGTACGGCTGGATGAAGAGCCTTTTTAAAGCCATCGGTTTGATTtttctggagatttttgcatttttcaaattctttGGGGTGAAAATACGTATCTGGTATGACAGCCATATTGGTAAGACTATGAATGCGTTACCCTGCAAAATTATAAGGTTATACGCATTTGATGCTAATGGGCTCAAATATGAGGTGGATATGAAATTTTTAGACAAACgaatatacatttttgGCTCTAGTATAAAGTACAGAGACTGTAGAGAAGCCGCTTTACACGTTTACCCAGAATCAAGACTATCATCGGAAGACGTTTGCGGGTATAATTACATGATAGTTGCAACTGTTATTCTGAGGAGGAACTTTTGCAGGGATATTCATCTCCCACTCTTTCTGTCAGTGCCATCTCTGGAGAGTGTAACCGCGCACAACAATGACGACCTCTACAGTGTGACTATTGATAGCAAGGAGAACAAGTTATGTTTCACTGGACCATTTATAGTGGCTAACAAGAGGTACATTGTTACACGGTGGAAGGTAGGTGGCAACAATTTATCAAAAGGGATTAAAATAACTACATCTGCACTCTGCACTTCTGTCGGAGAGCTCACATTTTTCATGGAAAAGCCGGCCGATTTTAGCAAGTTGATAATAGTAAAAAGAGATGATGAGAAGAAAATATTGAGATATCCTCCACGCacatttgtggattttGATGAATGTAGCAAGTTGGTAACAGTTTATCATAGTGACCTCAAGGTTGGAGTCAACTATAGCGTTGAATACACCACTATTTCCCAGGGCGATCAGGATTTTAAGAGTGATGTAATCGCAGAAAAGCCATGGGAATTGCATGTTCCAGCTGGATCAAAGGGTTTCTCCCCCTTTTACAACTACAAGGTTACAAGGGATGACGGAGTATCACGTTCAATTAGGCTTGTAGATGAGGTGTCAGAACATTATAAATTCGgctttacattttcaagGATTATTTTGGATGGGAAAATTGATTTCATCGATCCAACTCACGGGGTTTGTTCTTTTGAGGATGGGACGTTTATGATTGAGCTGGATGAGGCCAGTGCTTCCATTAAAATGCCCATGAAACCTGCCATCTatataaaggatgaatCTTGTGCAGAAATACTAGAAAGTGGGAGCATAGAATTGGTGGATTCCTATACCGATATTACAGGCACTACGAGCAAGAGCTCCTCCATGGATTACGTAAGAGCGTCTGGCGAAAGGAAAATATTCGAAATAGAGACAAGTCTGAGTAAATTCCTTTTAACAAATGGGAATCATTCTATGCTGCCCATTACAGTCCTTTCAAGGCTAAAATGCAAAGCAACTGGTGATGAGTATTTTAGAGTAATTCCACATTACAACTACTTTGCAAGGGTCATAAAGACCAGAATAATCAAGCTAGAGTGTATGTATGCCAATCTTGGAGATGGTTCTGATATTGATGCATATTTGGCCTATTTCATGAGTGAAGAGGAGAAGATGGCCATAATGGATAGTTTACCCCGTTCGGACATAGTCGAGATACTTGGCGTCATGATACGTTTTTGTCTATCGCATTTGAGTAGTGTTGTcgaaattttgaaaaacttTGATGAAGTCTCCAGATCTGAGGAGATGAGGAAGTTGGTTAAAGAGATGGATAGAGTAGCAACCGTAGAACCTGTGCATGCCACACTAGAGCATATCAAGAGGTTGATTGCTAGCGATTACGAGGGTAATGATGTTTACAAGGACCATATAGACCACATAGTAGTCCATAAAGAGAGTATAAGGCCCGTGATACACATAAAAAGCCAAGTTTCCGAGTGGATGGCAAGGTCGTCCCACCTTTTACTGCAAACGTTTGACAAGGAAGCCTCTGCCAGCTTTCTAGAACAGGTTCTGTCCGATGAATTATTTTGGGGTATTTCATGTGAATCTCTTGCATGCAAGGACTCCAGAAATGATGTGAAAAATAGAAAGGCAAGACACCAAGACATACGAGAGATTATTCTGGGCGGGCCGTCCTCGGCTCAGGACCCGCTAGAAGGCAAGCATACATTTGGCTTCATGCGATTCGAGGGCAAAGACGGCGATTTATGGGTGCCGTGCGTGATTTACCTCTCAATTTCAGTCCTGCAAATGAGGCTAACCAGCAGGGTATACATCGCACAACTGACACATCTAGCAGGGGATTTTGGTAGTAGACACATTGAGGGGAACATTCAAGTCAAGATAAAGGCGATAAAGTCTCGAGTTGCAGGGCAGCCGGTTCAGGTCCTCCTCTCACATGAGCGGGTCGTAGCACCGCTTCTGACCGCGTTCGAGCTCCAGGACCCCTCCCATTCGGAAGAGCACTGGCTAACTGATCTCAAAAGGCTGGAAATACGCCCAAAGCGCCAGGAGGGACGTAGATGCGGCCGCTCCGCCTACACACCAAGCGATCCCCTCGAATTCCGACACGGAGCGACCTAG